One window of Myxococcus fulvus genomic DNA carries:
- a CDS encoding sensor histidine kinase translates to MDVSLWVEDFTAVTNALDALRASGVTDLRAWLAEHPGFVMEAAGWVEVLDVNEATARLLEARSRDEVMGTLSLSRVFVPETAASFTEELVMFWEGGTRLELETVLRTLRGRHVAVMLTLTRPSAEHSDRVFVTMRDVTAQKDSQRALQESEARFRNMADHAPVMLWVTDVTGRCLYLSRSWYDFTGQTHAESLGFGWLGAVHPDDAERAGAVFLAANAEHLPFQLDYRLRHKGGEYRWAIDSASPRFGPAGEFLGYIGSVIDISDRKQVEQERERLLVAMDEAIRIRDEFLAVASHELKTPLTPLHLKLQTLARVAREGRGPELLERLPADLEVMQRQVKRLSTLVGELLDVTLISGGQLRLEPEPVDLGALLREVSLRFDAESQRTSTPIHAELAEVVGQWDRARLEQAVSNLLSNALKYGEGHPVHLRTGRTADHAWFSIRDEGIGIPPEAMDRIFEKFERAVSERHYGGLGLGLYVTRQNVRAMGGTIDVRSTPGEGATFTVHLPCRVSDERAAGGLAR, encoded by the coding sequence GTGGATGTCTCCCTCTGGGTGGAGGACTTCACCGCCGTGACGAACGCGCTCGACGCCCTGCGCGCGTCGGGCGTCACGGACCTGCGCGCCTGGCTCGCGGAGCATCCCGGCTTCGTGATGGAGGCCGCGGGCTGGGTGGAGGTCCTGGACGTGAACGAGGCCACCGCCCGCCTGCTCGAGGCGCGCAGCCGCGACGAGGTGATGGGCACATTGTCCCTCTCCCGCGTCTTCGTCCCGGAGACGGCGGCGTCCTTCACCGAGGAGCTCGTCATGTTCTGGGAAGGAGGCACGCGCCTGGAGCTGGAGACCGTGCTCAGGACGCTGAGAGGCCGCCACGTCGCGGTCATGCTCACCCTGACCCGGCCCTCGGCGGAGCACAGCGACCGGGTCTTCGTCACCATGCGGGACGTCACCGCCCAGAAGGACTCCCAACGCGCCCTCCAGGAGAGCGAGGCCCGCTTCCGGAACATGGCGGACCACGCCCCCGTCATGCTCTGGGTGACGGACGTCACCGGCCGCTGCCTCTACCTCAGCCGCAGCTGGTACGACTTCACCGGGCAGACCCATGCCGAGAGCCTGGGCTTCGGCTGGCTCGGCGCCGTGCATCCGGACGACGCCGAGCGCGCGGGCGCCGTCTTCCTCGCCGCCAACGCCGAGCACCTCCCCTTCCAGCTCGACTACCGGCTGCGACACAAGGGCGGCGAGTACCGCTGGGCCATCGACTCGGCCAGCCCCCGCTTCGGACCGGCGGGAGAGTTCCTGGGCTACATCGGCTCGGTCATCGACATCTCCGACCGCAAACAGGTCGAACAGGAAAGAGAGCGGCTGCTGGTCGCCATGGACGAGGCCATCCGGATTCGCGACGAGTTCCTCGCCGTGGCGAGCCACGAGCTGAAGACGCCCCTGACGCCGCTCCACCTGAAGCTCCAGACGCTGGCCCGGGTGGCCCGCGAAGGCCGCGGCCCGGAGCTGCTGGAGCGACTGCCCGCGGACCTGGAGGTCATGCAGCGACAGGTGAAGCGCCTGTCCACCCTGGTGGGCGAGCTGCTCGACGTCACGCTCATCAGCGGCGGCCAACTGCGCCTGGAGCCGGAGCCGGTGGACCTGGGCGCGCTGCTGCGCGAGGTGTCCCTGCGCTTCGACGCCGAGTCCCAGCGCACCAGCACCCCCATCCACGCGGAGCTGGCCGAGGTCGTGGGCCAGTGGGACCGGGCGAGGCTGGAGCAGGCCGTGTCGAACCTGCTCTCCAATGCCCTCAAGTACGGCGAGGGCCACCCCGTCCACCTGCGGACCGGACGCACCGCGGACCATGCCTGGTTCAGCATCCGGGACGAAGGCATCGGCATCCCTCCGGAGGCCATGGACCGCATCTTCGAGAAGTTCGAGCGCGCCGTCTCCGAACGGCACTACGGCGGCCTGGGCCTGGGGCTGTACGTCACCCGGCAGAACGTCCGGGCCATGGGTGGCACCATCGACGTGCGCAGCACGCCGGGCGAGGGCGCCACCTTCACGGTGCACCTGCCCTGCCGGGTGTCGGATGAGCGCGCGGCGGGAGGACTGGCGAGATGA
- a CDS encoding TPM domain-containing protein, whose protein sequence is MVKAALLALLLPAMLLGAVPSIERPVTDVHGMLNAQQQEAVAQALVDLRAQRQVQMAVLLVRSTEGQPIEDYAEQVFQAWKGGEAGRDNGVLLVVARDDRRMRLEVGYGLESLLTDGEARTLLDAQGPKMREGWLEDALLAIVAGVGEQVSRAEPLAPTSEAAPFTVPDFESSRYEAPPAPDARWLVYSMLAVSFVLGGVLAWWRFPAVLVQRTKGGEGTRRKALNPEDPRGIAKGAILVVGAVALCGSLAGADGHVAPVAMLGGAVMLALMSTAWHWVRSKRWPLGATLMVTPVMLVFSNQSQLMPETELMVLLGEGFLGLLFAGVPVLGGMFFLYGLVEMLAPRVRWASEVASGERSLNSRPSKNKKRSTRRDRRRAQADAPREAQPGQQALEAAKPQRPSFLKAFFAYRPPPGSGASSSSSSTWSSSSSRSSSSSSSSSSSSSSWKGGGGSSGGGGASSSW, encoded by the coding sequence ATGGTGAAGGCCGCCCTGTTGGCGTTGCTCCTGCCCGCGATGCTGCTGGGCGCCGTGCCTTCCATCGAGCGGCCGGTGACGGACGTGCACGGGATGCTGAATGCTCAGCAGCAGGAGGCCGTCGCCCAGGCACTGGTGGACCTGCGCGCCCAGCGACAGGTGCAGATGGCCGTGCTGCTGGTGCGCTCCACGGAGGGCCAGCCCATCGAGGACTACGCCGAGCAGGTCTTCCAGGCGTGGAAGGGAGGAGAGGCGGGCAGGGACAACGGCGTCCTGCTCGTCGTGGCTCGCGATGACCGACGCATGCGCCTGGAGGTGGGCTACGGCCTGGAGTCACTGCTGACGGATGGCGAGGCGCGGACCCTGCTGGACGCGCAGGGGCCGAAGATGCGCGAGGGCTGGCTCGAGGACGCGCTGCTGGCCATCGTCGCGGGCGTGGGCGAGCAGGTCTCGCGGGCCGAGCCCCTGGCGCCGACGAGCGAGGCAGCGCCCTTCACGGTGCCGGACTTCGAGTCATCCCGATACGAGGCCCCTCCGGCCCCTGACGCGCGCTGGCTCGTCTACTCCATGCTCGCCGTGAGCTTCGTGCTGGGCGGTGTCCTCGCCTGGTGGAGGTTCCCCGCCGTTCTGGTCCAGCGGACGAAGGGAGGCGAGGGGACAAGGCGCAAGGCGTTGAATCCGGAGGACCCGCGCGGCATCGCCAAGGGCGCGATACTGGTGGTCGGCGCGGTGGCACTCTGTGGCTCTCTCGCCGGAGCCGACGGACACGTCGCTCCCGTCGCCATGCTCGGCGGCGCGGTGATGCTGGCGCTGATGTCGACCGCATGGCACTGGGTTCGCTCGAAGCGCTGGCCCCTGGGCGCCACGTTGATGGTGACGCCGGTGATGCTCGTCTTCTCCAATCAGTCCCAGCTCATGCCCGAGACGGAGCTGATGGTGCTGCTGGGGGAAGGGTTCCTCGGCCTCCTCTTCGCCGGTGTCCCCGTGCTCGGCGGCATGTTCTTCCTCTATGGCCTCGTCGAGATGCTGGCGCCCCGCGTCCGCTGGGCGAGCGAGGTCGCCTCGGGCGAGCGCTCCCTGAACAGCCGCCCCTCCAAGAACAAGAAGCGCTCCACGAGGAGGGACCGGCGGCGTGCCCAGGCCGACGCGCCGCGAGAGGCTCAGCCCGGGCAGCAGGCCCTCGAGGCCGCCAAACCCCAGCGCCCCTCGTTCCTCAAGGCCTTCTTCGCGTATCGACCGCCGCCGGGATCCGGGGCCTCGTCGTCCTCATCCTCGACGTGGTCGTCCTCGTCCAGCCGGAGCTCCTCGTCATCGTCCTCCTCGTCATCCTCCTCCAGCTCGTGGAAGGGGGGCGGGGGCTCGTCGGGTGGTGGCGGGGCCAGCAGCTCCTGGTAG
- a CDS encoding peptidylprolyl isomerase: MSSKQGSQGAGQGVERLLKMSPVVSLVSAKALELPTVSAPSLEGISVVVPTPPDLTEEDLLRAFHEKHRAISPSRERQAGESLALGDEVKLNIVGYCDGRLIPFSSRFGLTTELAPIEMLPGLSESLAEGGIVGETLQIALELPDTYPVESLRGKPARFLVDVLGAHEVTPLPDSDPEFLAKLGMGATLNEVMNTLREELEDQGAAELWVQARDMVLDELIQRAPVELPRALVDEELRRRWVQAEGQGLVDHQFDVDEQREALDGWLTDDTTRADVERRLHIGVVLKAITEEHKLQLTPEKLEQLVALQMEPFGLTAADAHAALRESPETTKRLAEMGWYLLAVEYVMNRAKVTFEGADQAG, from the coding sequence GTGAGCAGCAAGCAAGGGTCTCAAGGAGCAGGTCAGGGCGTCGAGCGGCTCCTCAAGATGAGCCCGGTGGTCAGCCTCGTGTCCGCCAAGGCGCTGGAGCTTCCCACCGTGAGCGCGCCCTCCCTGGAGGGAATCTCCGTGGTGGTCCCGACCCCGCCGGACCTGACGGAGGAGGACCTGCTGCGCGCCTTCCACGAGAAGCACCGCGCCATCTCCCCCTCGCGCGAGCGGCAGGCCGGTGAGTCGCTGGCCCTGGGCGACGAGGTGAAGCTCAACATCGTGGGCTACTGCGATGGACGGCTCATCCCCTTCTCCTCGCGCTTCGGCCTGACGACGGAGCTGGCGCCCATCGAGATGCTGCCCGGGCTCAGCGAGTCGCTGGCGGAGGGCGGCATCGTGGGCGAAACCCTGCAGATCGCCCTGGAGCTGCCGGACACCTACCCGGTGGAGTCGCTGCGGGGCAAGCCCGCGCGCTTCCTGGTGGACGTCCTGGGAGCGCACGAGGTGACGCCGCTGCCGGACAGCGACCCGGAGTTCCTCGCGAAGCTGGGCATGGGCGCCACGCTGAACGAGGTGATGAACACCCTGCGCGAGGAGCTGGAGGACCAGGGAGCCGCCGAGCTCTGGGTGCAGGCGCGGGACATGGTGCTGGACGAGCTCATCCAGCGCGCCCCGGTGGAGCTGCCGCGCGCGCTGGTGGACGAGGAGCTGCGCCGCCGCTGGGTCCAGGCGGAGGGCCAGGGCCTGGTCGACCACCAGTTCGACGTGGACGAGCAGCGTGAGGCGCTCGACGGCTGGCTCACGGACGACACCACGCGCGCGGACGTCGAGCGGCGACTGCACATCGGCGTCGTGCTGAAGGCCATCACCGAGGAGCACAAGCTCCAGCTCACGCCGGAGAAGCTTGAGCAGCTGGTGGCCCTCCAGATGGAGCCCTTCGGGCTCACCGCCGCGGATGCCCACGCCGCCCTGCGCGAGTCCCCGGAGACGACGAAGCGGCTGGCGGAGATGGGCTGGTACCTGCTCGCGGTGGAGTACGTGATGAACCGCGCGAAGGTCACCTTCGAGGGCGCGGACCAGGCGGGCTGA
- a CDS encoding TetR/AcrR family transcriptional regulator: protein MKRRNDPDRRDRIIDAALSVIAEGGVAGTSHRRVAERADVPLGSMTYHFTGMDELLREAFTRFAERVSERFTARLSAVEQREQLASAIVELVHEDLVAGPDDLVLTLELYTLAARKPAFRQITHDWMRRSRAVLERHVDSRTAHKLDALIEGLFIHVSLDATPHGRDVTRDAVLRFLSA from the coding sequence GTGAAGCGCCGCAATGACCCGGACCGACGCGACCGCATCATCGATGCGGCGCTCAGTGTCATCGCCGAGGGGGGCGTGGCGGGGACGTCGCATCGGCGTGTCGCCGAGCGGGCGGACGTGCCCTTGGGGTCGATGACCTACCACTTCACCGGCATGGATGAGCTCCTGCGCGAGGCCTTCACCCGGTTCGCCGAGCGGGTCAGCGAGCGCTTCACGGCGCGGCTCTCCGCGGTGGAGCAGCGCGAGCAGCTGGCCTCCGCCATCGTCGAGCTGGTGCACGAGGACCTGGTGGCGGGGCCGGATGACCTGGTGCTCACGCTCGAGCTCTACACCCTCGCGGCCCGCAAGCCCGCCTTCCGGCAGATCACCCACGACTGGATGCGCCGCAGCCGCGCGGTGCTCGAACGACACGTCGACTCGCGGACGGCCCACAAGCTGGATGCGCTGATTGAAGGGTTGTTCATCCACGTCAGCCTCGACGCCACACCGCATGGCCGCGATGTCACTCGCGACGCCGTGCTCCGATTCCTCTCAGCCTAG
- a CDS encoding MFS transporter, with the protein MTPASPPSVPRAHRAARVAVAMLFLTNGAILANLLPRYPQIKADLGLTNAQYGLAVASFPFGALMAGLAAGAIIRRFRSSRVAVAGTVLTGLGLLLAGLAPSWAALAVTLFLAGSMDAITDVAQNAHGLRVQRLYGRSILNSFHALWSVGAVVGGLMGGLAAGLDVPRGLHLGLSALLFSGVSLTALRFLLPGPEPTDASGPHVHAEGASAKRGAGRLRLVLSMAALVLIASSGVLVEDAGMTWAAVYLSGTLGASVAVASFGYVALVGAQFVGRLFGDRLVDWFGQRAVARTGGLLAALGMGGALLFPSVPATIVGFAFAGFGVATLVPAAMHGADELPGLRPGTGLTVVSWLMRMGFLLSPPVVGLIADAAGLRLGLLVVPLAGGLVMALAGVLSAKRVTAPRGG; encoded by the coding sequence ATGACTCCCGCTTCTCCTCCGTCGGTGCCCCGAGCGCACCGCGCGGCCCGCGTCGCCGTGGCGATGCTGTTCCTCACCAACGGCGCCATCCTGGCCAACCTGCTGCCGCGCTATCCGCAAATCAAGGCGGACCTGGGGCTCACCAATGCGCAGTACGGGCTCGCCGTCGCGTCCTTCCCCTTCGGGGCGTTGATGGCGGGGCTCGCCGCCGGAGCCATCATCCGCCGCTTCCGCTCGTCCCGGGTCGCCGTCGCCGGCACGGTGCTCACGGGGCTGGGCCTGCTGCTCGCGGGCCTCGCGCCCTCGTGGGCCGCGCTCGCCGTGACGTTGTTCCTGGCCGGGAGCATGGACGCCATCACCGACGTGGCGCAGAACGCGCACGGCCTCCGGGTGCAGCGCCTCTATGGCCGCTCCATCCTCAATTCGTTCCACGCGCTGTGGAGTGTGGGCGCGGTGGTGGGCGGGCTCATGGGCGGGCTCGCGGCGGGACTCGACGTGCCACGGGGCCTCCACCTGGGGCTGTCCGCGCTGCTCTTCTCCGGTGTCTCGCTGACGGCCCTGCGCTTCCTCTTGCCCGGGCCCGAGCCCACCGACGCCTCCGGGCCCCACGTGCACGCGGAGGGCGCTTCGGCGAAGCGGGGAGCGGGACGACTCCGGCTCGTGCTCTCGATGGCGGCGCTGGTCTTGATTGCCAGCAGCGGCGTGCTCGTCGAGGACGCGGGGATGACGTGGGCGGCGGTCTACCTGTCGGGCACGCTGGGCGCGAGCGTCGCGGTGGCCTCGTTCGGTTACGTGGCGCTCGTGGGCGCGCAGTTCGTCGGGCGGCTGTTCGGGGACCGGCTCGTCGACTGGTTCGGACAGCGGGCCGTGGCGCGGACGGGGGGCCTGCTCGCGGCGCTGGGGATGGGGGGCGCGCTGTTGTTCCCCTCGGTGCCCGCCACCATCGTGGGCTTCGCGTTCGCGGGCTTTGGTGTCGCCACGCTGGTGCCGGCCGCGATGCACGGCGCGGACGAGTTGCCCGGGCTGCGGCCGGGCACGGGCCTGACGGTGGTGAGCTGGTTGATGCGAATGGGGTTCCTGCTGTCGCCTCCCGTCGTGGGTCTCATCGCCGACGCGGCGGGACTGCGCCTGGGGTTGCTCGTGGTGCCGCTCGCCGGCGGGCTCGTGATGGCGCTGGCCGGTGTGCTCTCGGCGAAGCGCGTGACAGCGCCGCGGGGCGGCTGA
- a CDS encoding M57 family metalloprotease — protein MFKKAAVLAVSCGALLVGCGVDPEMENEEIVSNLVEAGFRVDDILVADGKVYVGRDAHVTLEASREMLQSLDESSEQYRTTNQVGTGVTKICVNSTATFDTYSMLSQGLDLAIANYNERGLRITFARGPSTGCTANIIAQTTTGTGGSAGFPSGGLPYGIINIGTGLQAYSADVNEHVITHELGHAIGFRHSDYYNRSISCGAGGDEGDAGVGAIHIPGTPTTATVGGSVMNSCFRSTETGEWTSSDITALDVLYGTGGVAACSSYDFTSYRGQNGTQIRCSCPATTSGTVWGTDIYTDDSNACAAAVHAGAIPSSGGTVTVVIQPGQGSYTASTRNGITTLAYGAWSGSFTFTNTTPVQACSSYDFTSYRGQNGTQIRCSCPATTSGTVWGTDIYTDDSNACAAAVHAGAIASSGGTMTVTIRPGQGSYTASTRNGITTLSYGAWSGSFSTSP, from the coding sequence ATGTTCAAGAAGGCAGCAGTCCTCGCTGTCAGCTGTGGTGCGTTGTTGGTCGGCTGCGGTGTCGACCCGGAGATGGAGAACGAGGAGATCGTCTCCAACCTGGTGGAGGCTGGCTTCCGCGTCGACGACATCCTGGTCGCCGACGGCAAGGTGTACGTCGGCCGTGACGCGCACGTCACGCTGGAGGCCTCCCGGGAGATGCTCCAGTCGCTGGACGAGAGCTCGGAGCAGTACCGCACGACGAACCAGGTGGGCACGGGGGTGACGAAGATCTGCGTCAACTCCACCGCCACGTTCGACACCTACAGCATGCTGAGCCAGGGCCTGGACCTGGCCATCGCCAACTACAACGAGCGGGGCCTGCGCATCACCTTCGCGCGTGGACCGAGCACCGGCTGTACCGCGAACATCATCGCGCAGACGACGACGGGCACGGGCGGCTCGGCGGGCTTCCCCTCGGGGGGCCTGCCCTACGGAATCATCAACATCGGCACGGGCCTGCAGGCCTACAGCGCGGACGTCAACGAGCACGTCATCACGCACGAGCTGGGGCATGCCATCGGCTTCCGTCACTCGGACTACTACAACCGCAGCATCAGCTGCGGCGCCGGCGGTGACGAGGGCGACGCGGGCGTGGGCGCCATCCACATCCCGGGCACGCCGACCACGGCCACCGTGGGCGGCTCCGTCATGAACTCCTGTTTCCGCTCGACGGAGACGGGCGAGTGGACCAGCTCCGACATCACCGCGCTGGACGTCCTCTACGGCACCGGCGGCGTCGCGGCCTGCTCCAGCTACGACTTCACGTCCTACCGCGGGCAGAACGGGACGCAGATCCGCTGCAGCTGCCCCGCCACCACCAGCGGCACCGTGTGGGGCACGGACATCTACACGGACGACTCGAATGCCTGCGCGGCCGCGGTGCACGCCGGGGCGATTCCCTCCAGCGGCGGCACGGTGACGGTCGTCATCCAGCCGGGCCAGGGCAGCTACACGGCCAGCACCCGCAACGGCATCACCACGCTGGCCTACGGCGCCTGGTCGGGGAGCTTCACGTTCACGAACACGACGCCCGTGCAGGCCTGCTCCAGCTACGACTTCACGTCCTACCGTGGGCAGAACGGGACGCAGATCCGCTGCAGCTGCCCCGCGACCACCAGCGGGACGGTGTGGGGCACGGACATCTACACGGATGACTCGAACGCCTGCGCGGCCGCGGTGCACGCGGGGGCGATTGCCTCCAGCGGCGGCACGATGACGGTCACCATCCGTCCCGGGCAGGGCAGCTACACGGCCAGCACCCGCAACGGCATCACCACGTTGTCCTACGGCGCCTGGTCGGGGAGCTTCTCCACCAGTCCGTAG